In Candidatus Syntrophosphaera sp., a single window of DNA contains:
- the mreC gene encoding rod shape-determining protein MreC — MTAVKRYILPLSLALLSLLLMLGSTPSRVARASLLGNTVFFPFSHSLRLIKTNTTLKAEIAALRVKLAESTLESLNLQNALKESQTREMISFETGEIGFEIAEVIGYSGQFQQRNLMVNKGSLHGVRRDSPVVSASGIVGKVVSVASTHCIVLPFSNPQFQIPVMDKGTSVQGILQSDLGGKTNMNLIKLGSQISAGDTIVTSNLSSLFPKGYPVGTVSRIRESQDYLFISAEISPFTLVENLEHVFILSDKGKK, encoded by the coding sequence ATGACCGCCGTGAAACGTTATATTCTGCCCCTGTCGCTGGCGCTGCTTTCCCTGCTGCTGATGCTGGGAAGCACCCCCAGCCGGGTCGCGAGGGCCTCTTTGCTCGGCAACACGGTGTTTTTCCCCTTTTCCCATTCCCTGCGCCTGATCAAGACCAACACCACCCTCAAAGCCGAGATCGCCGCCCTGCGGGTCAAACTGGCGGAAAGCACGCTGGAGAGCCTGAACCTCCAGAACGCGCTCAAGGAAAGCCAGACCCGGGAGATGATCAGTTTCGAGACGGGGGAGATCGGCTTTGAGATCGCGGAGGTGATCGGCTATTCGGGGCAGTTCCAGCAGCGCAACCTGATGGTCAACAAAGGCTCGCTGCATGGGGTCCGGAGGGATAGCCCGGTGGTCTCGGCCAGCGGGATCGTGGGCAAGGTGGTCTCCGTGGCCAGCACCCACTGCATCGTGCTTCCCTTCAGCAATCCGCAGTTCCAGATCCCCGTGATGGACAAGGGCACGAGCGTCCAGGGCATCCTCCAATCCGACCTGGGGGGCAAGACCAACATGAACCTGATCAAGCTGGGCTCCCAGATCAGCGCGGGCGACACGATCGTGACCTCAAACCTCTCCAGCCTCTTTCCCAAAGGCTATCCCGTGGGCACGGTCTCCCGCATCCGGGAATCGCAGGACTACCTTTTCATCAGCGCCGAGATCAGCCCCTTCACCCTGGTGGAAAACCTCGAACACGTTTTCATCCTCAGCGACAAAGGCAAAAAATGA
- a CDS encoding coenzyme F420-0:L-glutamate ligase, protein MNKSKNISPVIVVDDVRIERIPVRTRILTSEDDIARIIREYALPLLQEGDILTISESPLAITQGRAVPADQIKPGWLAKFLAGKVMKVPYGIGLGAPTSMQCAIDECGAPRILLAAMVGAVTKFFGRSGDFYRLAGMQAALIDAAETSPVEPYTHTVIKGPLNPGKVAQELADEFGLPVAVMDINDIGGSWVIGASRGVSKHFLELVMKDNPQGQSDELTPLCIVRKLD, encoded by the coding sequence ATGAACAAGAGCAAAAACATTTCCCCCGTGATAGTCGTGGACGACGTCCGCATCGAACGCATCCCCGTGCGCACCAGGATCCTCACCTCGGAGGACGACATCGCCCGGATCATCCGCGAATACGCCCTGCCCCTGCTTCAGGAGGGCGATATCCTCACCATCAGCGAAAGCCCGCTGGCCATCACCCAGGGCCGCGCCGTTCCAGCCGATCAGATCAAACCGGGCTGGCTGGCGAAATTTCTGGCCGGCAAAGTGATGAAGGTGCCCTATGGGATCGGCCTGGGAGCGCCAACGAGCATGCAGTGCGCGATCGACGAATGCGGTGCCCCGCGGATCCTCCTGGCGGCGATGGTGGGAGCGGTGACCAAGTTTTTCGGGCGCAGCGGGGATTTCTACCGCCTGGCGGGCATGCAGGCCGCCCTGATCGACGCGGCCGAGACCTCGCCCGTCGAACCCTACACCCACACAGTGATCAAGGGCCCGCTCAATCCGGGCAAAGTGGCGCAGGAACTGGCCGACGAATTTGGCTTACCGGTCGCCGTGATGGACATCAACGACATTGGCGGCTCCTGGGTGATCGGTGCCAGCCGGGGCGTTTCCAAACACTTCCTGGAACTGGTGATGAAAGACAATCCCCAGGGCCAGAGCGACGAACTGACGCCCCTGTGCATCGTGCGCAAACTGGACTGA